Sequence from the Kineosporia succinea genome:
ATGCCGGGCTCAGCGCGAGCGGGCCTCGGACACGGCCTTCTTCGGCGGCTTCTCGGGGAACTCGTACGTGGTCAGGTTGATGCGCGTGGCGAAACCGGCGTCGGACAGCCGCTTCAGCACCACCGGGCAGCTCTTGCACCGGGGTTTGTCCTTGCAGCACTTCTTCTTCGCCTTCTTCACGCCCATACTGCTGAGATTAGGTGAGGCTGACCTAAGTTCCAAGCGTCAAGAGTGCTGGACATTTCTGTCGCCTCGTGCAGGCCAATGCCGCACTTGATCGTCCGAGCGTGATTTCCTGTTCGACCGTGCCGCAGCGCACACGTTCGACCGGCAGGATGGGCGGTTATGCAGCAGGTACGAGCCTTGTTCGAGCAGCAGGACGTTCTGGCGACCCTGGTCGTGATCCTGCTGGTCGTGGTGATCGCGATGATGTCGCCCCGGATCCGCGACCGGGTGTCCGGCCTCGGCCTGGCCTTCGTCGTGCTGATCGCCGTGGTGCTGGCCGTCACCGTGCCACCGCCCGGCGGCTGGGGCGCCCTGGCCGACGCCGAGCCGAGCATGAAGGTGCTCTCGGCCTGCTTCACGCCGCACACCTGGTTCACCATGCAGGGCCTGAAATACGTCAACGTGCTGCTGTTCGTGCTGCCCGCGCTGGTGCTCACCGTGATGACCCGCCGGCCGGTGCTGAGCACGCTGTCGCTGTCGGCGCTGGCCGCCGGGATCGAGGCCTGGCAGGCGTTCTCGAACACCCGGCCCTGCACCGGGGCGGACTGGATCGGGGGCACGCTGGGCGTGGTCATCGGCGTGATCATGGGGATCACGGTGATCAACCGGACGCTGGAACCGGCCTGACGTCCTCAGGCCCGGCCGCCGTGCAACCGCCGTTCCAGGGCTGAGGCGGCCGCCCGGATCGACGCGACCAGACGCGACCTCGCGTCGTCCGTCATCGTGTCGCTCGAGAAGGTGACCGCCACCGCCGCCGCCGGGTGCCCGGTGTGGTCGAGCACCGCGACCGCCACCGACGAAAACCCGGCCGTGACCTCGTCCACCTCCTCGGCGAACCCGGCCCCGCGCACCCCCGCCAGCACCCGCCGCAGCTCGGGCAGGCTCTGCGGGCCGTCCGGGCCGAACGCCTCGCGGGTCGGGAACAGCGCCCGTACCTGGGCCGCGGGCAGCGCCGCGAGCATCGCGCGACCGCTGGCCGTGCGCTCACTCGGCAGCCGCACCCCCACGTCGGTGACCAGCGGCGGACGTCCGGGGGCGCGCTCCTCGATCAGGTAGAGCACCTCCCGGCCGTGCAGCACCCCCAGATGGGCGGTGTGGCCCACCGCGTCCACCAGCCGCGAGAGCACCAGCCGGGACAGACGCTGCAACGGCTCCTGGCGGGTGTACGCGGAGCCGATCTCGAACGCCGCGACCCCCAGCCCGTACCGCTGCTCCTCGGGCAGGTGGGTCACGAACCCCTGCTCGGTCATGGCCTCGAGCAGGTGGTAGACGGTGCTGCGGGGCAGGCCGAGCTCACGGGCCAGCGCCCCGGCGGGCAGCGGGCCGGGAGCCCGGGCCAGCAGCCGCAGGATCGCGAGGGCCCGGGTCGCGGCCGGAGGTTTCGTCACGTCACCAGTGTCTCGGATTCGAGACAGCATCACCGTGGCGGTCCTGTCACCGGCGCCCGAACGGCGCTGCAATAGACCCATGACCTCCTCGATTTCCGGGCCGCGTCCGGTTAAGGCGCCCACCGGCACCACCCTGACCGCCCGCAGCTGGCAGACCGAGGCCCCGCTGCGGATGCTGCAGAACAACCTGGACCCCGACGTCGCCGAGCGCCCCGACGACCTGGTCGTCTACGGCGGCACCGGCCGCGCGGCCCGGGACTGGAACAGCTACGACGCGATGATCCGCACGCTGACCACGCTGCGCGAGGACGAGACCATGCTCGTCCAGTCGGGCAAGCCGGTCGGCGTCATGCGCACCCACGAGTGGGCGCCGCGCGTGCTGATCGCCAACTCCAACCTGGTCGGCGACTGGTCCAACTGGCCCGAGTTCCGCCGCCTGGAGAAGCTCGGCCTGACCATGTACGGCCAGATGACGGCCGGTTCGTGGATCTACATCGGCACCCAGGGCATCCTGCAGGGCACCTACGAGACGTTCGCCGCCGTCGCCGCCAAGCGCTTCAACGGAACGCTGGCCGGCACCCTCACGCTGACCGGCGGCGCCGGTGGCATGGGCGGCGCGCAGCCGCTGTCGGTGACGCTGAACGACGGTGTCTGCCTGATCGTGGACGTCGACCCGACCCGTCTCAAGCGGCGCGTCGAGACCCGCTACCTCGACGAGATCGCCACCGACATGGACGACGCGATCGAGCGGGTCGTCGCCGCCAAGGCCGCTCGTAAGCCGTTGTCCGTCGGTCTCGTCGGCAACTGCGCCACCGTCTTCCCGGAGCTGCTGCGCCGCGGGGTGCCGATCGACATCGTCACCGACCAGACCTCGGCGCACGACCCGCTGTCGTACCTGCCCGAGGGCGTCGAGCTCGGCGACTGGCACGACTACGCCGCCGCCAAGCCCGAGGAGTTCACCGACCGGGCCCGCGCGGCGATGGCCAAGCACGTCGAGGCGATGGTCGGGTTCATGGACGCCGGCGCCGAGGTGTTCGACTACGGCAACTCGATCCGTGACGAGGCCCGGCAGGGCGGCTACCAGCGGGCTTTCGAGTTCCCGGGCTTCGTGCCGGCCTACATCCGGCCGCTGTTCAGCGAGGGCAAGGGGCCGTTCCGCTGGGCGGCGCTGTCCGGAGACCCCAAGGACATCGCGGTCACCGACAAGGCCGTGCTCGACCTGTTCCCGGAGAACGAGCACCTGCACCGCTGGATCAAGGCGGCCGGCGAGAAGGTCGCGTTCCAGGGCCTGCCCGCGCGGATCTGCTGGCTCGGCTACGGCGAGCGGGACAAGGCCGGTCTGCGCTTCAACGAGCTCGTGGCCTCCGGCGAGATCAGCGCCCCGCTGGTGATCGGCCGTGACCACCTGGACTCCGGCTCGGTGGCCTCGCCGTACCGCGAGACCGAGGCGATGCTCGACGGTTCCGACGCGATCGCCGACTGGCCGCTGCTCAACGCCATGATTAACACCGCGTCCGGCGCCACCTGGGTCTCGCTGCACCACGGCGGCGGCGTGGGCATCGGGCGCTCCCTGCACGCCGGTCAGGTCACGGTGGCCGACGGCACCGCGCTGGCCGCTCAGAAGCTCGAGCGGGTGCTCACGAACGACCCGGGCATGGGTGTGATCCGGCACGTGGACGCGGGTTACGACATCGCCGACCGGGTCGCCGCCGAGCGCGGCGTCCGGGTGCCGATGCGCGAGGGTGAGGCGTGAGTTTCGCACGTCGCTGGGCCGAGCTGGACCCTGTCGGACGCGCCGCGTCCGGTGGGTACCGGCGGTTCGCCTGGACCCGGGAGGACGCCACCCTGCGGGAGTGGTTCGCTTCTGAGGTCGGCGCGCTCGGGCTCGACCTCACGCTCGACCGGGCCGGCAACCAGTGGGCCTGGTGGGGTGACCCGGACGCCGCGCCGGGCATCGTCACCGGCAGCCATCTGGACTCGGTGCCGGACGGCGGCGCGTTCGACGGGCCGCTCGGGGTGGTCAGTGCTCTGACGGCCGTGGAAGCCTTGCAGGCCAGCGGTTTCCGGCCGTCGAAGCCGATCGGCGTGGTCAACTTCGGCGACGAGGAGGGCGCCCGGTTCGGGGTCGCCTGCGCCGGGTCGCGGTTGATCACCGGCGCCATGACGCCCGCCCGGGCGGCGGCGCTCCGCGACGCCGACGGAACGTCGATCCACGAGGCCATGTCCAGGGCGGGCCTTGACCCGGAGCACCTCGGACGGGACGAGGAGACCCTGCGCCGGATCGGGGCCTTCGTCGAGCTGCACGTGGAGCAGGGCAAGGCGCTGGCCACGGACGAGTACGACGCGGCGGTCGGCGTCGGCACCGCGATCTGGCCGCACGGGCGCTGGCGCTTCGACTTCGCCGGGCAGGCCAACCACGCCGGAACGACCCGGCTGGTCGACCGCGACGACCCGATGCTGTCGTACGCGTCCACCGTGACCGCGGCCCGTTCGATCGCCGCTTCTCACGAGGCGGTGGCCACCTTCGGCAAGCTGCTCGTGGAACCCAACGGGGTCAACGCCATTCCGTCGCTGGTGCGGGCCTGGCTGGACTCGCGGGCGCCGTCCGAGGACAGCGTCCGGGGCACGCTGGACGATCTGGTCAGACACGCAGAGCAGCTGGGTGCCAGCGTCACCGAAGAATCCTGGACGGGCAACACGGCCTTCGATGTTCCGCTGGCGCAGCGGTTGAGCGAGATTCTGGGCGGTGCACCGCTTCTGGGCACCGGCGCGGGTCACGACGCGGGCATCCTGGCCACGGCGGGCGTCACCACCGGCATGCTGTTCGTGCGCAACCCCACCGGTATCTCGCACTCCCCGGCCGAGTTCGCCCCCGAGGCGGACTGCCTGGCGGGCGTCGAGGCCCTCACCACCGTGCTGCGAGAGCTGGCCGCATGACCGCCTACTGGGCACCGCACGCCTGGCTGCCCTCCGGGGTCGCCGACGACGTGCGGATCTCGGTCTCCGACGGCCGGATCACGGCCGTCGGGACCGGGGTCCCGGCGTCGGGGGACGACGTGAGGCTGCCGGGTGTCGTCCTGCCCGGCCTGGCGAACGCGCACTCTCACGCCTTCCACCGGGCACTGCGCGGGCGCACCCACGCCGACGGCGGGTCGTTCTGGACCTGGCGCACGGTGATGTACGACGTGGCGCGCCGTCTCGACCCGGACTCGTACCTGGCTCTGGCCCGGGCGGTCTACGCGGAGATGGCGCTGGCCGGGGTCACCACGGTCGGCGAGTTCCACTACGTGCACCACAATCCCGACGGCACGGCCTACGACGACCCGAACGCGATGGGCGAGGCCCTGCGTCAGGCGGCGGTGGACGCGGGCATCCGGATCACGTTGCTCGACACCTGTTATCTGACCGGCGGTCTCACGGCCGACGGCTACACCCCGCTGAACGAGGTTCAGCGGCGTTTCGGCGACGGGGACGCGGACGCCTGGGCCGCGCGGGTCGCGGACCTGAAACCGTCGGCGAACCTGCGGGTCGGCGCGGCCATCCACTCGGTGCGAGCGGTGCCGGCC
This genomic interval carries:
- a CDS encoding allantoate amidohydrolase, with product MSFARRWAELDPVGRAASGGYRRFAWTREDATLREWFASEVGALGLDLTLDRAGNQWAWWGDPDAAPGIVTGSHLDSVPDGGAFDGPLGVVSALTAVEALQASGFRPSKPIGVVNFGDEEGARFGVACAGSRLITGAMTPARAAALRDADGTSIHEAMSRAGLDPEHLGRDEETLRRIGAFVELHVEQGKALATDEYDAAVGVGTAIWPHGRWRFDFAGQANHAGTTRLVDRDDPMLSYASTVTAARSIAASHEAVATFGKLLVEPNGVNAIPSLVRAWLDSRAPSEDSVRGTLDDLVRHAEQLGASVTEESWTGNTAFDVPLAQRLSEILGGAPLLGTGAGHDAGILATAGVTTGMLFVRNPTGISHSPAEFAPEADCLAGVEALTTVLRELAA
- the hutU gene encoding urocanate hydratase: MSGPRPVKAPTGTTLTARSWQTEAPLRMLQNNLDPDVAERPDDLVVYGGTGRAARDWNSYDAMIRTLTTLREDETMLVQSGKPVGVMRTHEWAPRVLIANSNLVGDWSNWPEFRRLEKLGLTMYGQMTAGSWIYIGTQGILQGTYETFAAVAAKRFNGTLAGTLTLTGGAGGMGGAQPLSVTLNDGVCLIVDVDPTRLKRRVETRYLDEIATDMDDAIERVVAAKAARKPLSVGLVGNCATVFPELLRRGVPIDIVTDQTSAHDPLSYLPEGVELGDWHDYAAAKPEEFTDRARAAMAKHVEAMVGFMDAGAEVFDYGNSIRDEARQGGYQRAFEFPGFVPAYIRPLFSEGKGPFRWAALSGDPKDIAVTDKAVLDLFPENEHLHRWIKAAGEKVAFQGLPARICWLGYGERDKAGLRFNELVASGEISAPLVIGRDHLDSGSVASPYRETEAMLDGSDAIADWPLLNAMINTASGATWVSLHHGGGVGIGRSLHAGQVTVADGTALAAQKLERVLTNDPGMGVIRHVDAGYDIADRVAAERGVRVPMREGEA
- a CDS encoding IclR family transcriptional regulator, whose protein sequence is MTKPPAATRALAILRLLARAPGPLPAGALARELGLPRSTVYHLLEAMTEQGFVTHLPEEQRYGLGVAAFEIGSAYTRQEPLQRLSRLVLSRLVDAVGHTAHLGVLHGREVLYLIEERAPGRPPLVTDVGVRLPSERTASGRAMLAALPAAQVRALFPTREAFGPDGPQSLPELRRVLAGVRGAGFAEEVDEVTAGFSSVAVAVLDHTGHPAAAVAVTFSSDTMTDDARSRLVASIRAAASALERRLHGGRA